Proteins encoded within one genomic window of Sphingomonas sp. G-3-2-10:
- a CDS encoding fumarate hydratase, whose translation MITHEAIRDLTAALYDWSLRAVPEDALAGIRAARETETSEVARSTLTMMLNSAERAASNKGYVCSDNGVPVYFVKYGTRCGFTGDVKAAIREGFDALVQRIDPPLLKHVTNPLTNERSYHGKDMPLISFDVVDSDTIDIICQPKALGSGRWAALEIFTFPSLEEIEEYVMRCVLAAGSQHCPPVVIGVGIGGTFDQAAKLAKNSTLRHIGSTNPEPVLAAMEERLTRAVNATGFGPMGTGGDTTALAVHIDYSAGHGFTPVAVCFNCWINRRTQARIHADGRVERVE comes from the coding sequence ATGATCACGCATGAAGCCATTCGCGACCTGACCGCTGCGCTGTACGACTGGTCGCTGCGCGCGGTGCCCGAGGATGCGCTGGCCGGCATCCGCGCGGCGCGCGAGACCGAGACGAGCGAAGTCGCGCGCAGCACGCTGACGATGATGCTCAACAGCGCCGAGCGCGCGGCGAGCAACAAGGGCTATGTCTGCTCCGACAATGGGGTGCCGGTCTATTTCGTGAAGTACGGTACGCGATGCGGGTTCACCGGTGACGTGAAAGCGGCGATCCGCGAGGGGTTCGACGCGCTGGTGCAGCGAATCGACCCGCCTTTGCTCAAACATGTCACCAATCCGCTGACCAACGAGCGGAGCTATCATGGCAAGGACATGCCGCTGATCAGCTTCGACGTGGTCGACAGCGACACGATCGACATCATCTGCCAGCCCAAGGCGCTGGGATCGGGCCGCTGGGCGGCGCTGGAGATCTTCACTTTCCCCAGCCTCGAAGAGATCGAGGAATATGTGATGCGGTGCGTGCTGGCCGCGGGATCGCAGCATTGCCCGCCGGTGGTGATCGGCGTGGGCATCGGCGGCACGTTCGACCAGGCGGCCAAGCTCGCCAAGAACAGCACGCTGCGGCACATCGGATCGACCAACCCCGAGCCGGTGCTGGCGGCGATGGAGGAACGGCTGACCCGCGCGGTCAACGCCACCGGCTTCGGGCCGATGGGGACGGGCGGGGATACGACCGCGCTGGCGGTGCATATCGACTACAGCGCCGGGCACGGTTTCACGCCGGTCGCGGTGTGCTTCAACTGCTGGATCAACCGGCGGACGCAGGCGCGGATCCATGCCGATGGGCGGGTGGAGCGCGTGGAGTGA
- a CDS encoding GntR family transcriptional regulator translates to MTEANMRPDLTLSAVPRYVQLASLFRGRIGSGTWPVGAQIPTVDDLVEECGVARATIRQALGVLETDGLIKRYRAKGTFVEKSPAEQIWCEVQTDWSGLLLSREGAKIEVLSDTAKVAPPEMQIDYGQLAPAYRHLRRRHSRDGQPYMIADVYVDERIRKLIPAAAYRNETALKLIANRPGIEITDARQTLTIGSADVETARELGVALNLPVAFVNRVAVDDKGQVVLIARGIYRGDVVHLDMRLK, encoded by the coding sequence TTGACCGAAGCGAATATGCGGCCCGATCTGACGCTGAGTGCGGTGCCGCGTTATGTGCAGCTGGCGTCCCTGTTCCGCGGCCGGATCGGCTCGGGAACGTGGCCGGTCGGCGCGCAGATTCCCACCGTGGACGATCTGGTCGAGGAATGTGGCGTGGCGCGCGCGACCATCCGTCAGGCACTCGGCGTGCTGGAGACCGACGGGCTGATCAAGCGCTATCGCGCCAAGGGGACCTTCGTCGAAAAGTCGCCTGCCGAGCAGATCTGGTGCGAAGTGCAGACCGACTGGTCGGGCCTGCTGCTGTCGCGCGAAGGCGCCAAGATCGAGGTCCTGTCGGACACCGCCAAGGTCGCGCCGCCCGAGATGCAGATCGATTATGGCCAGCTCGCCCCGGCCTATCGCCATCTGCGCCGCCGCCATTCGCGCGACGGCCAGCCCTATATGATCGCCGACGTCTATGTCGACGAACGCATCCGCAAGCTGATCCCGGCCGCCGCCTATCGCAACGAGACCGCGCTCAAGCTGATCGCCAATCGTCCCGGCATCGAGATTACCGATGCCCGCCAGACGCTGACCATCGGCTCGGCGGACGTCGAGACCGCGCGCGAGCTGGGCGTGGCGCTCAACCTGCCGGTCGCCTTCGTCAATCGCGTCGCTGTGGACGACAAGGGTCAGGTCGTGCTGATCGCGCGCGGCATTTATCGCGGCGATGTCGTCCATCTCGACATGCGGCTGAAGTAG
- a CDS encoding NAD(P)-dependent oxidoreductase — MKIVLWIHVPSYRAGILDRIADTPGIDLVVANSDAEARAALDGAEGFISAGASLYTPEMERAIRENKSLRWFQSVSAGNDNLEALGIRDGIAVTGSEGHSGPVVAEHAVALLLSIAHAIPDWERARVAKVWKMPRTGTYKSLYGGTAVLVGLGNIGSEIARRLKGLGMTVIGLTRSGSGGPDVDEAVKIADLHGALARADAVVVAAPLTAETRGLLDAEAFAACKPGAYVVNIARGGLIDQPALIDALRSGHLGGAAIDVTTPEPLPPEDPLWDAPNLILVPHVGGSGSTESPRRLGATVKRNLDAFIAGEPFTKLLPYGRP, encoded by the coding sequence ATGAAGATCGTGTTGTGGATCCATGTTCCCAGCTACCGCGCCGGCATCCTCGATCGGATCGCCGACACGCCCGGCATCGATCTGGTCGTCGCGAACAGCGATGCCGAGGCGCGCGCCGCGCTCGACGGGGCCGAAGGATTCATCAGCGCGGGCGCTTCGCTCTACACGCCGGAAATGGAACGCGCGATCCGCGAAAACAAGTCGCTGCGCTGGTTCCAGAGCGTGTCGGCCGGCAACGACAATCTCGAAGCGCTCGGCATCCGCGATGGCATCGCCGTCACCGGATCGGAGGGCCATTCGGGTCCGGTCGTCGCCGAACATGCCGTCGCGCTGTTGCTGTCGATCGCCCACGCCATTCCCGATTGGGAACGCGCCCGCGTGGCGAAGGTCTGGAAGATGCCGCGCACCGGCACCTACAAGTCGCTCTATGGCGGCACCGCGGTTCTGGTCGGTCTGGGCAATATCGGCAGCGAGATCGCGCGCCGGCTCAAGGGGCTGGGCATGACCGTGATCGGCCTCACCCGTTCGGGCAGCGGCGGGCCGGATGTCGACGAAGCGGTGAAGATCGCCGATCTGCACGGCGCGCTTGCCCGCGCCGACGCGGTTGTGGTCGCCGCGCCGCTGACCGCCGAGACGCGCGGGCTGCTGGACGCCGAAGCCTTCGCCGCGTGCAAGCCCGGCGCCTATGTCGTCAACATCGCGCGCGGCGGACTGATCGACCAGCCGGCGCTGATCGATGCGCTCAGGTCCGGCCATCTCGGCGGCGCGGCGATCGACGTGACCACGCCCGAACCCTTGCCGCCCGAAGATCCGCTCTGGGATGCGCCAAACCTGATCCTCGTGCCCCATGTCGGCGGCAGCGGCAGCACCGAATCGCCCCGCCGCCTCGGCGCGACGGTGAAGCGCAATCTCGACGCCTTCATCGCCGGCGAGCCTTTCACCAAGCTGCTCCCCTACGGCCGCCCATGA
- a CDS encoding 2-hydroxyacid dehydrogenase translates to MTDTIRERLVVTGPIPDELRNLLSQRHDLVELADAPPGEPFRIAVTTSMKGFDAATMDRIPGLAMIACNGVGLDKIDLPAAQQRGIRVNNTPGVLTEDVADTAIGLMYAIARRIVEADRFVRAHRWGPEKMPLSRRISGGSLGVVGMGQIGQAIARRGQGLGMTVRYTTPRAKPELPWEHVADAATLAEQSDVLILACPGGPQTAGMINRQVLEKLGPLGFLINIARGEVVDEEALIEALAAHRIGGAALDVYRSEPDIDPRFFDLDNVVLQPHYAGLTAETRADIASKLDRDIAAFLAGTI, encoded by the coding sequence ATGACCGACACGATTCGCGAACGGCTGGTGGTCACCGGCCCGATCCCCGACGAGCTGCGCAACCTGCTGTCGCAGCGCCATGATCTGGTCGAGCTGGCCGATGCGCCGCCCGGCGAACCCTTTCGCATCGCGGTGACCACCAGCATGAAGGGCTTCGACGCTGCCACGATGGACCGCATCCCCGGCCTCGCGATGATCGCCTGCAATGGCGTCGGTCTCGACAAGATCGATCTGCCCGCCGCGCAGCAGCGCGGCATCCGCGTCAACAACACACCCGGCGTGCTGACCGAGGATGTCGCCGATACCGCGATCGGACTGATGTACGCCATCGCCCGCCGCATCGTCGAAGCCGATCGCTTCGTCCGCGCGCATCGCTGGGGTCCGGAAAAGATGCCGCTGTCGCGCCGCATCTCGGGCGGGTCGCTCGGCGTGGTCGGCATGGGGCAGATCGGCCAGGCGATCGCGCGGCGCGGGCAGGGGCTCGGCATGACCGTGCGCTACACCACGCCGCGCGCGAAGCCCGAATTGCCCTGGGAGCATGTCGCCGACGCCGCGACGCTTGCCGAACAGAGCGACGTGCTGATCCTTGCCTGTCCCGGCGGTCCGCAAACTGCGGGCATGATCAACCGTCAGGTTCTGGAGAAACTGGGGCCGCTCGGCTTCCTCATCAACATCGCGCGCGGCGAAGTCGTCGACGAAGAAGCCTTGATCGAAGCGCTTGCCGCGCACCGCATCGGCGGCGCCGCGCTCGACGTCTATCGCAGCGAGCCGGACATCGATCCGCGCTTCTTCGATCTCGACAATGTCGTGCTTCAACCCCATTATGCTGGACTTACGGCTGAAACACGCGCCGACATCGCATCCAAGCTGGATCGCGACATCGCCGCGTTCCTGGCCGGGACCATTTAA
- a CDS encoding enolase C-terminal domain-like protein: MKLVSVEMLRQPPAPPPATPAGVPRKVAGGVPFPIHRYPEFARTPATTPGEVSGEFWVRVTAENGETGLGHSHWGDLAAPTVRFFANLIEGRDCFATELLNDLMWRSAQRFGANGIASLARSAIDLALWDLKGKLLGQPVWRLLGGPVRPHLDCYFTGADIEWGRELGFKAFKMRNSAHHVDGIAGLNRLEDEVAAVRSRIGDEAELMLNPVMSFTLDYAVRVAERLAPYRLRWIEEPLMPHDIDGLVALKRAAPFTPIATGEDHHGRHAFRELVQRGAADIVQPDIRWAGGLTETLKIYAIAEAAGVATSAHGGGGMPAGQHFSLALPETEPCEYVVRTPAGVPLDQAKRIPGMATPVDGRIVPSDAPGFGYEFGKDAFLSW; the protein is encoded by the coding sequence ATGAAGCTCGTTTCGGTCGAGATGCTGCGCCAGCCCCCGGCACCGCCTCCCGCGACGCCGGCCGGGGTACCGCGCAAGGTTGCGGGCGGGGTGCCCTTCCCGATCCACCGTTACCCCGAATTCGCCCGCACCCCCGCGACGACGCCGGGGGAAGTTTCGGGTGAATTCTGGGTGCGCGTCACCGCCGAAAATGGCGAAACCGGCCTCGGCCATTCGCACTGGGGCGATCTTGCCGCCCCCACGGTGCGTTTCTTCGCGAACCTGATCGAAGGCCGCGATTGCTTCGCGACCGAATTGCTCAACGACCTGATGTGGCGATCCGCCCAGCGCTTCGGCGCGAACGGCATCGCGTCGCTGGCCCGCAGCGCGATCGACCTGGCGCTGTGGGACCTCAAGGGCAAGCTGCTGGGTCAGCCGGTCTGGCGCCTGCTCGGCGGCCCGGTGCGCCCGCATCTCGACTGCTACTTTACCGGCGCGGATATCGAATGGGGCCGCGAACTCGGGTTCAAGGCGTTCAAGATGCGCAACAGCGCGCACCATGTCGATGGCATCGCGGGGCTGAACCGGCTCGAGGACGAAGTCGCTGCGGTCCGCTCGCGGATCGGCGACGAGGCCGAACTGATGCTCAATCCGGTGATGTCCTTCACGCTCGATTACGCCGTCCGCGTCGCCGAACGCCTCGCGCCCTACCGGCTGCGCTGGATCGAGGAGCCGCTGATGCCCCACGACATCGACGGTCTCGTCGCGCTCAAGCGCGCCGCGCCCTTCACCCCGATCGCCACCGGCGAGGACCATCACGGCCGCCATGCGTTTCGCGAGCTGGTGCAGCGCGGCGCGGCCGATATCGTCCAGCCCGATATCCGCTGGGCCGGCGGCCTCACCGAGACGCTCAAGATCTACGCCATCGCCGAAGCAGCAGGCGTTGCCACCAGCGCGCATGGCGGCGGCGGGATGCCCGCCGGCCAGCATTTCTCGCTGGCGCTGCCCGAGACCGAACCGTGCGAATATGTCGTTCGCACCCCTGCCGGCGTGCCCCTCGACCAGGCGAAGCGCATCCCCGGCATGGCCACGCCGGTAGATGGTCGCATCGTCCCGTCCGACGCGCCGGGCTTCGGCTATGAATTCGGCAAGGACGCGTTCCTGTCATGGTGA
- a CDS encoding fumarate hydratase C-terminal domain-containing protein yields the protein MRTHHLQLPLTKADVAELRAGDLVTLSGEIAITAGLPTHQRIREAIAGERDLPFPLAGGTLFHLGSYSEDTPEGLRVRYMNPTTSTRFNAYMPDFIRALDLRLVGGKGGLDDASAKAMQETGCAYLSFLGGGCQLLSAAIESVSAVGWDDLVAHYRLVKLRVRSLGPLTVGIDSHGDSLYSKLRGDAEARLPELMAMLARDRAGS from the coding sequence ATGCGGACGCACCATCTCCAGCTGCCGCTGACGAAAGCGGACGTGGCCGAGCTTCGCGCGGGCGACCTCGTGACGCTGTCGGGCGAAATCGCGATCACTGCGGGCCTGCCGACGCACCAGCGCATCCGCGAGGCGATCGCGGGGGAGCGCGACCTGCCCTTCCCGCTGGCGGGCGGCACGCTGTTCCATCTGGGCAGCTATAGCGAGGACACGCCCGAGGGCCTGCGCGTACGATATATGAACCCGACCACGAGCACGCGGTTCAACGCCTATATGCCCGACTTCATCCGCGCGCTCGACCTGCGGCTGGTCGGCGGCAAGGGCGGGCTGGACGATGCGTCGGCCAAGGCGATGCAGGAGACGGGCTGCGCCTATCTCTCGTTCCTGGGCGGAGGATGCCAGCTGCTGTCGGCGGCGATCGAATCGGTGAGCGCGGTCGGCTGGGACGATCTGGTCGCGCATTACCGGCTGGTGAAGCTGCGCGTGCGCAGCCTCGGCCCGCTGACCGTGGGGATCGATTCGCACGGGGACAGCCTCTATTCGAAATTGCGGGGCGATGCCGAGGCGCGGCTGCCCGAATTGATGGCGATGCTGGCGCGCGACCGCGCCGGAAGCTGA
- a CDS encoding glutathione S-transferase, giving the protein MRLYWSARSPFVRKVSIVAAETGTEARIERVAMAIAQPKVNADVLAANPVGKIPVLLLDDGLALTDSRVICEYLDTLHDGPRLFPEGTERWAALRWQAMGDGLLEQLLLWRNESLRPDGERSQAFMDGYRTRFMEGFDRLEAEAGALAASPFSIGHIAIGCMLGFADFRFADLGWREGRPALADWYSGFAARPSALANPADPDAAQ; this is encoded by the coding sequence ATGAGGCTCTATTGGTCGGCGCGCTCGCCGTTCGTGCGCAAGGTCTCGATCGTGGCGGCCGAGACCGGAACCGAAGCGCGGATCGAACGCGTGGCGATGGCGATCGCCCAGCCCAAGGTGAATGCCGATGTGCTCGCCGCCAATCCGGTCGGCAAGATTCCGGTGCTGCTGCTGGACGATGGCCTGGCCCTCACCGATTCGCGCGTGATCTGCGAATATCTCGATACGCTGCATGACGGCCCGCGGCTGTTCCCTGAGGGAACGGAACGCTGGGCAGCGCTGCGCTGGCAGGCGATGGGCGACGGATTGCTGGAACAGCTGCTGCTGTGGCGCAACGAATCGCTGCGCCCCGATGGCGAGCGGTCGCAGGCGTTCATGGATGGATACCGGACGCGGTTCATGGAAGGGTTCGACCGGCTCGAAGCCGAAGCCGGCGCGCTGGCTGCGTCGCCCTTCTCCATCGGCCATATCGCGATCGGATGCATGTTGGGCTTTGCCGATTTCCGCTTCGCCGACCTTGGCTGGCGCGAAGGCCGCCCTGCCCTTGCCGATTGGTATTCGGGCTTCGCCGCCCGCCCCTCCGCCCTCGCCAACCCCGCCGATCCGGATGCCGCGCAATGA
- a CDS encoding carboxymuconolactone decarboxylase family protein, which produces MNLVSTGAGHATRATSRVPLLRVDEMSPEQRRVHESVIAGPRGRMVGPLLAAIHSPDLAVLWSRFGEYLRFSTVLPKTLNELAILVCGRRWSSQVEWYVHAQAAADAGLDAELIEAIRQCRSPVFRDDAEFEVYEYARTLQQSGQVSDALHEAIEARWGVRGVVELTAVIGYYTLVAMTLNAHHIPVPDDVAEPLPRSDALIDLPPGQQAA; this is translated from the coding sequence ATGAATCTGGTTTCAACCGGCGCGGGTCACGCGACACGCGCCACGTCACGCGTACCCCTGTTGCGGGTGGACGAGATGTCGCCCGAACAGCGCCGCGTCCATGAATCGGTGATCGCCGGGCCGCGCGGACGGATGGTCGGGCCGCTGCTCGCGGCGATCCACAGCCCCGATCTGGCGGTGCTGTGGTCGCGCTTCGGCGAGTATCTCCGCTTCAGCACGGTGCTGCCCAAGACGCTCAACGAACTTGCGATCCTCGTCTGCGGGCGGCGCTGGTCGAGCCAGGTCGAATGGTATGTCCATGCCCAGGCCGCCGCCGATGCCGGGCTCGACGCCGAGCTGATCGAAGCGATCCGGCAATGCCGTTCGCCGGTGTTCCGCGACGATGCCGAGTTCGAAGTCTATGAATATGCGCGCACGCTGCAGCAGAGCGGACAGGTTTCCGATGCGCTCCACGAAGCGATCGAAGCGCGCTGGGGCGTACGCGGCGTGGTCGAGCTGACGGCGGTGATCGGATATTACACCCTCGTCGCGATGACGCTGAACGCGCACCATATCCCGGTGCCCGACGATGTCGCCGAGCCGCTGCCGCGATCGGATGCGCTGATCGATCTGCCGCCGGGCCAGCAGGCCGCCTGA
- a CDS encoding mandelate racemase/muconate lactonizing enzyme family protein: MKITGLESIHVDGGWTVISYLKVTTDAGLTGWAEYSGHQAIPGVLAAMAPRVIGKDPRNLNAIDASLYQLQRPAPGSLFQRGSGAILNACLDIKGKALGVPVYELLGGKVRDTTELYWSHCGLFRAGFPSAFEQVIGKPGVRSLDDLKRAGEEVAAAGYSALKTNLIRFEDPTISSMMRGQPAMNLDGRTISALIDQLTALRDGAGPDVRLALDVNFNFKVEGFRQLARACEPFDLMWIEMDMPDAGSLKVVRDSTTTPVASLEMQLGRRNIRPFLDAYAVDVAIIDGQWNGLHETMKMAHMIDAYDVNVAAHCSAGPLGALMSAHFCAAIPNFRIQEHEADVMPWHDALLTEPNQVERAQFVLSDRPGWGANVDEAVARAHPGDNGFSWKRG; encoded by the coding sequence ATGAAGATCACCGGCCTCGAAAGCATCCATGTCGATGGCGGCTGGACCGTCATCTCCTATCTGAAGGTCACCACCGATGCCGGGCTGACCGGATGGGCGGAATATAGCGGGCATCAGGCGATCCCCGGCGTGCTGGCGGCGATGGCGCCGCGCGTGATCGGCAAGGATCCGCGCAACCTCAACGCGATCGACGCCAGCCTCTACCAGCTCCAGCGGCCTGCCCCCGGCAGCCTGTTCCAGCGCGGGTCGGGCGCGATCCTGAACGCCTGTCTCGACATCAAGGGCAAGGCGCTGGGCGTGCCGGTCTATGAGCTGCTCGGCGGCAAGGTGCGCGACACGACCGAGCTGTACTGGTCGCATTGCGGCCTGTTCCGCGCGGGTTTTCCGAGCGCGTTCGAGCAGGTGATCGGCAAGCCCGGCGTGCGATCGCTCGACGATCTGAAGCGCGCGGGCGAGGAAGTGGCGGCGGCGGGCTATAGCGCGCTCAAGACCAATCTGATCCGGTTCGAGGATCCGACGATCTCGTCGATGATGCGCGGCCAGCCAGCGATGAACCTCGACGGGCGGACGATTTCGGCGCTGATCGATCAGCTCACCGCGCTACGCGACGGCGCGGGGCCGGACGTGCGCCTCGCGCTCGACGTCAATTTCAACTTCAAGGTCGAGGGGTTCCGCCAGCTCGCCCGCGCCTGCGAACCGTTCGACCTGATGTGGATCGAGATGGACATGCCCGATGCCGGATCGCTGAAGGTGGTGCGGGATTCGACGACCACGCCGGTCGCCAGCCTCGAAATGCAGCTCGGCCGGCGCAATATCCGCCCCTTCCTCGACGCCTATGCGGTGGATGTCGCGATCATCGACGGCCAGTGGAACGGGCTGCACGAGACGATGAAGATGGCGCACATGATCGACGCATATGACGTGAACGTCGCGGCGCATTGCTCGGCCGGGCCGCTCGGCGCGCTGATGAGCGCGCATTTTTGCGCGGCGATACCGAACTTCCGGATTCAGGAACATGAAGCCGATGTGATGCCGTGGCACGACGCGCTGCTGACCGAGCCCAATCAGGTCGAGCGGGCGCAATTCGTGCTGAGCGACCGGCCCGGCTGGGGCGCGAATGTCGATGAAGCCGTCGCCCGCGCGCATCCGGGCGACAACGGGTTCAGCTGGAAGCGGGGCTAG
- a CDS encoding glutathione S-transferase family protein, giving the protein MTMHWSPKSPFVRKVMIAAHELGLDGEIDRVRTVTTMLRPNPDLLPDNPLSKIPTLVLPDGSPLYDSLTICEYFDHLAGGGILFPAPGPDRWAQLLWHSLGDGLLDMVILWRNEREKDPGIQFDVWLNAFAAKTALSLDRLEEYAPAMAAASFGIGHIAVGCCLSYLDFRFANLGWRTGRPALAAWHETFSARPSAQATAVTDG; this is encoded by the coding sequence ATGACGATGCACTGGTCGCCCAAGTCGCCTTTCGTGCGCAAGGTGATGATCGCGGCGCACGAACTCGGTCTCGATGGCGAGATCGACCGGGTGCGCACCGTCACGACGATGCTGCGGCCGAACCCGGACCTGCTGCCCGACAATCCGCTTTCCAAGATCCCCACTCTGGTGCTGCCCGATGGATCGCCGCTGTATGACTCGTTGACGATCTGCGAATATTTCGATCATCTCGCGGGCGGCGGCATCCTGTTCCCCGCGCCGGGACCCGATCGCTGGGCGCAATTGCTGTGGCACTCGCTGGGCGACGGGCTGCTCGACATGGTGATCCTGTGGCGCAACGAGCGCGAGAAGGATCCGGGCATCCAGTTCGACGTGTGGCTGAACGCCTTCGCCGCGAAGACCGCGCTCTCGCTCGACCGGCTGGAGGAATATGCCCCCGCAATGGCCGCCGCGAGCTTCGGCATCGGCCACATCGCGGTGGGCTGCTGCCTGTCCTATCTCGATTTCCGCTTCGCCAATCTGGGGTGGCGCACCGGGCGGCCCGCGCTCGCCGCATGGCACGAAACGTTCAGTGCGCGACCCTCGGCGCAGGCGACGGCGGTTACCGATGGCTGA
- a CDS encoding TauD/TfdA family dioxygenase, which yields MRNSAIEVRPINGYIGAEIGNIDLAEPMSEQTLVDVRQALAEHGVIFFRDQNLTAEQHDAFARRFGTPTDINFVKTVDGYANMSVVSKEEDELKNIGGGWHADQTYYEKPPFGAVLVARELPSFGGDTLFSSMAAAYDALSDGLKETLDGLKAVHSNEKLLRSATRLNTAGATPQYATHPVVIRHPVTGRKSLFVNRAYTLRFDGWSEEDSEPLLKHLFIHGQRPEFQVRFKWSPGTVGFWDNIQVWHYAANDYQGQRRVMHRVAVQGEALIPA from the coding sequence GTGCGGAACAGCGCGATCGAGGTGCGGCCGATCAACGGGTATATCGGCGCCGAAATCGGCAATATCGATCTCGCCGAGCCGATGAGCGAACAGACGCTGGTCGACGTGCGTCAGGCGCTGGCCGAACATGGCGTGATCTTCTTCCGCGATCAGAATCTCACCGCCGAACAGCATGACGCCTTCGCCCGCCGCTTCGGCACGCCGACCGACATCAATTTCGTGAAGACGGTCGATGGCTACGCCAATATGTCGGTCGTCTCGAAGGAAGAGGATGAGCTCAAGAATATCGGCGGCGGCTGGCACGCCGATCAGACCTATTATGAAAAGCCGCCCTTCGGCGCGGTGCTGGTCGCGCGCGAACTGCCCAGCTTCGGCGGCGACACGCTCTTCTCGTCGATGGCGGCGGCCTATGATGCGCTGTCGGACGGCCTGAAGGAAACGCTCGACGGATTGAAGGCCGTCCACAGCAACGAGAAGCTGCTGCGCAGCGCCACGCGGCTCAACACGGCAGGCGCGACCCCGCAATATGCCACCCATCCGGTGGTGATCCGCCATCCGGTGACCGGCCGCAAATCGCTGTTCGTCAATCGCGCCTATACGCTGCGCTTCGACGGCTGGAGCGAGGAGGATAGCGAGCCTTTGCTGAAGCACCTCTTCATCCACGGCCAGCGCCCCGAATTTCAGGTCCGCTTCAAATGGAGCCCCGGCACGGTCGGCTTCTGGGACAATATCCAGGTCTGGCATTATGCCGCCAACGATTATCAGGGCCAGCGCCGCGTGATGCATCGCGTCGCGGTTCAGGGTGAGGCATTGATCCCGGCATGA
- a CDS encoding CaiB/BaiF CoA-transferase family protein yields MAEERTGPLSHLRVLDLGRIMAAPWATQMLADLGADVIKVERPGAGDDTRSWGPPFLNDSDGNPTREAGYYLSVNRGKRSLALDIGSPEGQAIVRKLAETADVVIENFKVGALARYGLDAGSLRAINPRLIYCSVTGFGQDGPRAEQAAYDFAIQAMGGLMSVTGERDDMPGGGPQKVGVPIVDLMTGMYAAVAILAALARRSETGEGDTIDLAMLDVSAAFLANQAMNFLVSGTAPARGGNRHPNIQPQDVFACADGHFVLAVGNDGQFATLCRVLGREEWASDARFSTNAARVRANAELTALLTVEFARFAKDEIVAALEKAGVPAAPINTVPQVFEDAQLKHRGMLRGLPHPLSGTVPQVVSPMRFAQAPLRFDRAPPLLGEHSHEILAEIGITQAERGALANRGII; encoded by the coding sequence ATGGCTGAGGAACGCACCGGGCCGCTCTCGCATCTCCGCGTGCTCGATCTCGGCCGGATCATGGCCGCCCCCTGGGCGACGCAGATGCTCGCCGATCTGGGCGCGGACGTGATCAAGGTCGAGCGGCCGGGGGCGGGCGACGATACGCGCAGCTGGGGGCCGCCCTTCCTGAACGACAGCGACGGCAACCCGACGCGCGAAGCGGGCTATTATCTGTCGGTCAATCGCGGCAAGCGATCGCTGGCGCTCGATATCGGATCGCCCGAGGGTCAGGCGATCGTGCGCAAGCTCGCCGAAACGGCCGATGTCGTGATCGAGAATTTCAAGGTCGGCGCGCTGGCGCGCTATGGCCTCGACGCGGGGTCGCTGCGCGCGATCAACCCTCGGCTGATCTATTGCTCGGTCACCGGCTTCGGTCAGGACGGGCCGCGCGCCGAGCAGGCGGCGTACGACTTCGCGATCCAGGCGATGGGCGGGCTGATGAGCGTCACCGGCGAGCGCGACGACATGCCCGGCGGCGGACCGCAGAAGGTGGGCGTACCGATCGTCGACCTGATGACCGGCATGTATGCGGCGGTCGCGATCCTCGCGGCGCTGGCCCGGCGTTCCGAAACCGGCGAGGGCGACACGATCGACTTGGCGATGCTCGACGTCTCGGCGGCGTTCCTCGCCAATCAGGCGATGAACTTCCTCGTATCGGGCACGGCGCCGGCACGCGGCGGCAACCGCCATCCCAATATCCAGCCGCAGGACGTGTTCGCCTGTGCCGACGGACATTTCGTGCTGGCGGTTGGAAACGACGGGCAGTTCGCGACTTTGTGCCGCGTGCTGGGGCGCGAGGAATGGGCGTCCGACGCGCGCTTTTCGACCAATGCGGCACGGGTGCGCGCCAATGCCGAGCTGACCGCGCTGCTGACCGTCGAGTTCGCGCGCTTCGCCAAGGACGAGATCGTCGCGGCGCTGGAAAAGGCCGGCGTTCCCGCCGCGCCGATCAACACCGTGCCGCAAGTGTTCGAGGATGCGCAGCTGAAGCATCGCGGGATGCTGCGCGGCTTGCCGCATCCGCTTTCGGGCACGGTGCCGCAGGTGGTCAGCCCGATGCGGTTCGCGCAAGCGCCGCTGCGCTTCGACCGCGCGCCGCCGCTGCTGGGCGAGCATTCGCACGAAATACTCGCGGAAATCGGAATCACTCAGGCTGAGCGCGGGGCGCTCGCCAACCGGGGAATCATATGA